A window from Centropristis striata isolate RG_2023a ecotype Rhode Island chromosome 4, C.striata_1.0, whole genome shotgun sequence encodes these proteins:
- the zbtb44 gene encoding zinc finger and BTB domain-containing protein 44 isoform X2 produces MGVKTFTHSSTSHSQEMLEKLNALRNEGHLCDVTIRVQDKLFLAHKVVLACCSEFFRSKLVGRPEEEDKFVLDLHHVTVSGFAPLLEYAYTSTLSISTENIIDVLAAASYMQMFAVASTCSEFMKSSILWGPGNNSNNNNIAADKPHESAPESASSNCALTPLDGSVSPVSSDCSVMERNVPICRESRRKRKSFVTMASPESPLKCTTQMVTTSPQIPNPSPSFSDSTAQPVESSLAFPWTFPFGIDRRFHSDKSKLPESPRCLEQGTPGTSEVVVARRLSDFLTCESSKVVASPVPAEEEDVRVKVERLSDEEVQEASSQPVSASQSSLSDQQTVPGSEQVQEELLISPQSSSIGSMDEGVSEGLPSMQSTSNTGGHAEDDERLEGIQYPYHLYISPSARPGTNGPDRPFQCPTCGVRFTRIQNLKQHMLIHSGIKPFQCDRCGKKFTRAYSLKMHRLKHEVISSCPTT; encoded by the exons ATGGGGGTCAAAACCTTCACACACAGTTCGACCTCCCACAGCCAGGAGATGCTGGAGAAGCTCAACGCTTTACGCAACGAGGGACACTTATGTGATGTCACTATTCGGGTTCAGGACAAGCTCTTTCTGGCCCACAAAGTGGTCCTGGCTTGCTGCAGTGAATTCTTCCGCTCTAAACTGGTGGGCCGGCCAGAGGAGGAGGATAAGTTTGTGTTGGACCTTCATCATGTGACCGTTAGTGGCTTCGCTCCTCTGTTGGAATATGCATACACATCTACCCTATCCATTAGCACGGAGAATATCATTGACGTTCTGGCAGCTGCAAGTTACATGCAGATGTTTGCTGTTGCTAGCACATGTTCAGAGTTCATGAAGTCTAGTATTCTGTGGGGCCCTGGtaacaacagcaacaataacaacattgCGGCAGATAAACCGCACGAATCAGCACCAGAGAGCGCCTCATCAAACTGTGCCCTGACGCCATTGGACGGCAGCGTGTCACCTGTTTCATCTGATTGCAGCGTGATGGAGAGAAATGTTCCTATATGCCGAGAATCGCGAAGGAAGCGCAAAAGTTTTGTAACAATGGCATCGCCAGAGAGTCCCCTCAAATGCACTACACAGATGGTCACCACGTCCCCTCAGATCCCCAACCCATCCCCATCATTCTCAGACAGCACAGCCCAGCCTGTGGAGTCCTCCCTGGCCTTCCCATGGACGTTCCCGTTCGGTATCGACCGGAGGTTCCACTCAGACAAATCAAAGCTCCCGGAGAGCCCTCGTTGTTTAGAGCAGGGCACCCCAGGGACTTCAGAGGTGGTAGTCGCCCGGCGGCTCAGTGACTTCCTAACATGTGAGAGCTCCAAGGTGGTGGCGTCGCCAGTGCCGGCAGAAGAGGAAGATGTGAGGGTGAAGGTGGAGCGTCTCAGTGATGAGGAGGTCCAGGAGGCGTCCTCGCAGCCAGTCAGTGCCTCTCAGAGCTCGCTGAGTGACCAGCAGACAGTACCAGGCAGTGAACAGGTCCAGGAGGAGCTTCTCATCAGTCCACAGTCCTCCTCTATAG GGTCAATGGATGAGGGAGTGTCTGAGGGCTTGCCGTCAATGCAGAGCACCTCTAACACAGGAGGACATGCTGAAGATGACGAAAG GTTAGAAGGCATTCAATATCCGTACCACCTCTATATCAGCCCCTCAGCCAGGCCCGGCACAAATGGCCCTGACAGGCCCTTCCAATGTCCAACCTGCGGCGTCAGATTCACACGCATTCAAAATCTGAAGCAGCATATGCTCATACACTCCG
- the LOC131970777 gene encoding A disintegrin and metalloproteinase with thrombospondin motifs 8-like: MCSTVCLIFLLLCVMNAALSTPFESEDIVPVRINGRVSGRFWKRSEEQPRFILSAFGKDLTLNLIPDTSFIAPSFTIQRIKASHVGTLRSASGGQPVADLQKYINQTEESEGELRSCFYSGNVDHDQSSVVAVSLCSGIFGSFITEGKEYLIEPKLRGGLGPDSAEQLHVIKRRTFTESPGVPLLFDHAAAESREEKHNGESFTHGDSDARREPRRRRFVSAPRFIETLVVADSTMAHFYGDEIKNYILALMSMAAQLYKHPSIKNSVNMVVVKMLVVEDEEVGPQVSSNGGVALRNFCSWQQIFNPPSQRHPEHYDTAVLFTREDICGQKSCDTLGVADVGTMCDPKRSCSVIEDNGLQAAFTAAHELGHVLSMPHDDSKTCERLFGDLGGHYLMAPLFVSLNKTAPWSPCSALYITEFFDNGHGDCLLDVPESTMPLPRELPGIKYSLDQQCQQIFGEEFVQCPNSSDSDVCSQLWCQEDGTQQCATKNGSLPWADGTPCSLNGTCLHGSCMSTQEVMQPLVVVDGGWNLWGPWQQCSRTCGGGVEFSYRECTDPVPQNGGKYCEGQRVQYQSCNVQLCDNNDGKSFREEQCEKYNSLNYLDFNGNMKQWIPKYAGVSPRDRCKLFCRARGSSEFKVFESKVIDGTTCGPDTTSVCVQGQCVKAGCDQVIGSNKRVDKCGVCGGSGLTCRKITGSYNRVTYGYSDIVTIPIGATNIDIKQRSHRGIKHDGNYLAIKRESGTYILNGNFSVSTVEQDIPVLGAVLKYSGSSTTLERIQSFRQLKEAITIQLLATAGDDNPPKVKYTFFIPRDVTFNKSKERKSLHVIHPFGVPDWVLGEWSECSKSCGSGWSRRNVECRDNAGFLSSQCDKDLKPTDIRPCGDLPCPIWQMGPWSVCSRTCGQGERRRSVFCIDYTGKTVEPEKCDLNKMPEPVSGECVNQECL, translated from the exons ATGTGTTCTACTGTGTGTTTGATCTTTTTACTTCTGTGCGTAATGAACGCGGCACTTTCTACACCATTTGAATCAGAGGATATTGTACCTGTTCGGATAAATGGAAGAGTCAGCGGTCGCTTTTGGAAAAGGAGCGAGGAACAGCCGAGATTTATCCTCAGTGCATTTGGCAAGGACTTGACTCTAAATCTTATTCCAGACACCAGCTTTATCGCGCCTTCCTTCACCATCCAGCGCATCAAAGCCAGTCATGTTGGTACTTTACGCAGCGCTTCAGGTGGCCAGCCTGTCGCGGATCTCCAGAAATATATAAACCAGACAGAGGAGAGTGAAGGAGAGCTCAGGAGCTGCTTTTACTCGGGGAATGTAGATCACGATCAAAGCTCGGTTGTGGCTGTCAGCTTGTGCTCTGGCATCTTTGGCTCCTTCATAACTGAGGGGAAAGAGTATTTAATTGAGCCCAAACTTCGCGGCGGCCTGGGGCCAGACTCTGCCGAGCAGCTGCATGTCATCAAGAGGAGGACATTCACTGAAAGCCCCGGTGTTCCCCTCCTGTTTGATCACGCGGCGGCGGAGAGCCGAGAGGAGAAGCACAACGGGGAAAGTTTTACGCACGGCGACAGTGACGCACGGAGGGAACCTCGCCGTAGACGCTTTGTTTCCGCGCCACGGTTCATAGAGACCCTGGTGGTAGCAGACTCAACCATGGCCCACTTCTATGGAGATGAAATAAAG aACTACATTCTGGCCCTGATGTCCATGGCGGCCCAGCTTTACAAGCACCCCAGCATAAAGAATTCAGTAAACATGGTGGTGGTCAAGATGTTGGTGGTGGAGGATGAAGAGGTCGGCCCACAGGTCTCCAGCAACGGAGGTGTGGCTCTGAGGAACTTCTGTTCCTGGCAGCAGATCTTCAACCCACCGAGCCAGAGGCATCCAGAGCACTATGACACTGCCGTACTATTCACCAGAGAG GACATCTGTGGACAGAAAAGCTGCGACACGTTGGGTGTGGCCGATGTCGGGACGATGTGCGATCCCAAGAGAAGCTGCTCGGTTATCGAGGATAACGGCCTTCAAGCTGCGTTCACAGCTGCACACGAGCTCG GTCATGTGCTGAGTATGCCTCATGATGACTCAAAGACCTGCGAGAGGCTGTTTGGAGATCTGGGAGGACATTACCTGATGGCGCCTCTGTTTGTTAGCCTCAACAAGACTGCGCCTTGGTCTCCCTGCAGCGCTCTCTATATCACAGAGTTCTTTGATAATGGACATG GGGACTGCCTGCTGGATGTCCCAGAGAGTACCATGCCGTTACCCAGAGAGCTGCCGGGCATCAAGTACAGCCTGGACCAGCAGTGCCAGCAGATCTTTGGAGAAGAGTTTGTCCAATGCCCCAACTCCTCAGACAGTGATGTTTGTAGCCAGCTGTGGTGTCAGGAGGACGGGACACAGCAGTGCGCCACCAAGAACGGCAGCTTGCCCTGGGCCGACGGCACTCCCTGTAGCCTCAACGGGACCTGCCTCCATGGATCGTGCATGTCCACTCAGGAGGTGATGCAGCCGCTG GTGGTTGTGGACGGCGGCTGGAACTTGTGGGGGCCGTGGCAGCAGTGCTCCAGAACATGTGGAGGCGGGGTGGAGTTCTCCTACAGGGAGTGCACTGACCCTGTGCCTCAGAATGGAGGAAAGTACTGTGAGGGACAGAGGGTTCAGTACCAGTCCTGCAACGTGCAGCTTTGTGACAACAACGACG GAAAGAGTTTCAGAGAGGAGCAGTGTGAGAAGTACAACAGCCTTAACTACCTGGATTTCAATGGGAACATGAAACAGTGGATCCCAAAGTATGCTGGTGTTTCTCCCAGAGACAGATGTAAGCTGTTCTGCAGGGCCAGGGGCAGCAGTGAATTCAAGGTGTTTGAATCCAAG GTGATAGACGGGACGACCTGTGGCCCTGACACCACATCAGTGTGTGTTCAAGGCCAGTGTGTGAAGGCCGGCTGCGACCAGGTGATTGGCTCCAACAAGAGAGTGGATAAGTGTGGAGTGTGTGGAGGAAGTGGACTCACCTGTAGAAAGATAACAGGCTCCTACAACAGAGTGAC CTATGGATACAGTGACATTGTCACAATTCCCATTGGTGCTACTAACATTGACATCAAACAGCGGAGCCACAGAGGAATCAAACATGATGGGAACTATCTGGctataaagagagagagtggcACTTACATCCTCAACGGCAACTTCTCTGTATCCACGGTGGAGCAGGACATTCCTGTTCTGGGTGCTGTGTTAAAGTACAGCGGCTCCTCCACCACGCTGGAGAGGATCCAGAGCTTCAGGCAGCTGAAGGAGGCCATCACCATCCAACTCCTCGCCACTGCGGGAGATGACAACCCTCCTAAGGTCAAATATACCTTTTTCATCCCTAGAGATGTGACCTTCAACAAATCCAAGGAGAGGAAGTCTTTGCATGTGATCCATCCATTTGGTGTGCCTGACTGGGTGCTGGGTGAGTGGTCTGAGTGCTCCAAGAGCTGTGGCTCCGGATGGTCCAGGAGGAACGTTGAATGCAGAGACAACGCTGGCTTCCTTTCCAGCCAGTGTGACAAAGACCTGAAGCCCACAGACATCAGGCCCTGCGGGGATCTGCCATGTCCCATATGGCAGATGGGACCCTGGTCCGTCTGCTCACGAACTTGTGGCCAGGGGGAGCGCCGCCGCAGTGTCTTCTGCATAGACTACACTGGGAAGACTGTTGAGCCAGAAAAGTGCGATCTGAACAAAATGCCAGAGCCAGTCTCTGGAGAATGCGTCAATCAAGAGTGCTTATGA